The genome window TGCAAATCAAAACCACAAAGAAACATAAGCTTGGATTAGGGTAAAGCTACCTGCGTTTGGACATGCTGCCCTTGCTCTAGCTTTTGGGGTTATTGGTTATGTTAATGGGGTGTTGCAGGGTACACTCGGTGGCATAATCGTTAAAATAACACACACGCAGTCGTTACGGTTCCCACGTTGCGATGTACGACCGTATCGATTAGCCCCAGTGAACTGAATAGCCCTCGGTTTTTGCTTGAACGCAATTAGTCCTGCCGCTCCTCTCGGTTGCCCAGTTGTGGAAACTGCTCTCTGGATGCGAAGGAACCCAAAACCACAGGCGAACCGAAGCCCCTAGCCGGAAACTACTGCGAATTATCGATCAAACAGAAAGGCGACACACGTGAGTGGCGTGGCAACGTCAAAGTGCCAACATGCGAATCACGGTTCCGGAATCCGCAGCCCGAATTCCGGATTCCAAGGCAGTCATCTGTGCGGTGCGGAGGAAGCGGCGAGGAGCGACCAGGAGCTGCCCGGGATTAGCAGATAGAGATCTACCTCCAGCGCCCAGACTTCGCACGCGACTTCACCGTCTTGGGAGACCCACTCGAGAAAAGTGAAAGGCCAGGAGGCGTTAGCTAATTGAATTTCTATTTTTGATCCTGCCCAAGGAGCGGAGCCCCGAAGAAAAGAGGTGTTGATGGGTTGAGGCGGCGGAATGGGCGACTCAGGTAAGCGAAATGGTTATAAATGCCCGCGATATGTACTTAGGGGGAAATCAGCAAATCAATGTAAAAATACACTAAAGTTCATGAGGATGTGACTGAAAAATAGTTAACCATGAACAATAGCAAGTAGTCCACATTATTGTAGTACTTTTCATACGTAATAGtgtttttaatttctaaaTCCATTCCCCAATCCGACCAAAAATCGCAACACCCACGGTTAGGGTATAAATGAAGCTATTTAAAGACCTTTCAAGCTTCGAGACATTCACCTACGGCTTTCAACTCTGGATTGGTTTGGCATGGGTTCGGGTTTTGGGGGCCGACGCAACCGCGAGGCGACTATTCAATTTTAGACATTTGACGACTTGAGCTGCTCGAGGCTCAGCCAAAAGGCGTTGGCAGGTGCAGTGAGTGCAATGGAAACTTGCGGCACGCATATGTGGCACAAGGAAAGGACCGGCGGGATGGGATGCCTTGATTTAAGATAGCAGCCGGGTGGCATTAGGAGGACTAGGCGCCCCGGCCAAGAAAGTTATGACAGGCCGGGCAGAGGCCAAAGCCTCGAAGGATTAGGGCCACTACACTCGGATTGGCTTGGTTGCATTAGAAGAACCTAGATTTTCGCCAGAGAAAGACGCATCAGCGGAAAAGAGTCATCATGTTGGGAATAGCCTGCGATCCACTTCAGCATACGAGCATGTACGAACGCGGATCAGAtggtagtgaaattgataTGACGCACGAATTTTGAAGAGATTAGAAACTAAGTAATAAGTATACTAGCAGATCAAGAAAGAATATTCGAAATTTAGGATTAAGGCATGACTCTCAAGATCTTGTTGGCACAATTCGTAGTTTGTAGACTTCTAATGGATATTCCTTTGCAGATAGCGAAGACAGTGACGGAGAAGGCGGTCTGGGCAACGTTTCCCGGGTTATCATCCGTCCGCCGGGTCAAAGTGGCAAGGCAAAGAGAGGTCATCTCTGCTTTGATGCGGCCTTCGAAACGGGAAACCTAGGAAAAGCGGAGCTGGTGGGCGAATTCGAGTACGATTTGTTCCTTAGACCGGATACATGTAATCCGCGCTTCCGCTTCTGGTTTAATTTCACCGTGGACAACGTGAAGCAGGATCAGCGAGTGCTCTTCCACATTGTGAACATCAGCAAAAGCAGGAATCTCTTCTCCTCGGGACTGACTCCCTTGGTGAAGAGCTCCAGTCGACCCAAGTGGCAGAGGCTGTCCAAGCGGCAGGTGTTCTTCTACCGATCGGCCATGCACCAGGGTCACTATGTCCTCAGCTTCGCATTTATCTTCGACAAGGAGGAGGATGTCTACCAGTTTGCCTTGGCCTGGCCTTATAGCTATTCGCGTCTGCAGTCCTATTTGAATGTGATTGATGCCCGGCAAGGATCGGACAAACGATTCACCCGATGTGTGCTTGTCAAATCGTTGGTGAGTCATCACAATGTCCTGATTAAAGCTTTGTCTGAAACTTTCTTTTATAGCAAAATCGCAACGTGGACCTGCTGACCATCGACCACGTGACTGCCAAACAGCGCTCTACAAATCGCTTGGATCGTAGTTTTATCCGGGTGATTGTAGTCCTCTGCCGGACGCATTCCAGCGAGGCTCCAGCTTCCCATGTGTGCCAGGGCCTCATCGAGTTTCTCGTTGGGAATCATCCCATTGCAGCAGTTTTAAGGGATAACTTTGTATTCAAAATTGTGCCCATGGTGAATCCGGATGGGGTCTTTCTGGGCAACAATCGCTGCAATCTGATGGGACAGGATATGAATCGCAACTGGCACATAGGATCCGAGTTCACGCAGCCAGAATTGCACGCGGTGAAGGGCATGCTGAAGGAGTTGGATAATTCAGATGTGAGTTGGATTGAAACTGGTTTGATCGCTTTAATCATTACATTAATGTTCGTACAATATATCGTTTCAGACCTATCAGATTGACTTTGTGATCGATCTGCATGCGAATAGCAGCATGCACGGCTGCTTTATCTACGGGAACACCTACGAGGATGTCTACAGGTATGAGAGGCACCTGGTATTTCCGCGACTCTTCGCCAGCAACGCACCGGACTATGTGGCGGATCACACGATGTTCAATGCTGACGAACGGAAGGCGGGCAGCATGCGGAGATTCAGCTGCGAGAGACTCAGTGACACGGTTAATGCCTACACATTGGAGGTCTCCATGGCCGGTCACTACCTCAAGGATGGCAAAACCATCTCCCTGTACAACGAAGATGGGTGTAAGTATATGCCTGGAAACTAAGTTGATCGGGTTTCTAAAAAGGTGGTTTTTTACTTCAGATTACCGCGTTGGCAGGAATCTGGCCAGAACTTTGCTCCAGTACTACCGCTTCATCAACATCCTGCCAATGCCGATTGTGACAGAGGTCAGGAGCAAAAGGCGGGGGCGAAACCGCCATGCCCACCACTCCCGATCCCGGTCGAAAACCCGCTACGAGGTGAAGCCCCGTCCCAAGACGCCCCGATGCCACGCACCCATTGCCTACACCAACCTAAGTATATGCTACGACTCTGGTGGAGGAGGCGGATCC of Drosophila mauritiana strain mau12 chromosome 3R, ASM438214v1, whole genome shotgun sequence contains these proteins:
- the LOC117143348 gene encoding cytosolic carboxypeptidase 6 translates to MLGIACDPLQHTSMYERGSDDSEDSDGEGGLGNVSRVIIRPPGQSGKAKRGHLCFDAAFETGNLGKAELVGEFEYDLFLRPDTCNPRFRFWFNFTVDNVKQDQRVLFHIVNISKSRNLFSSGLTPLVKSSSRPKWQRLSKRQVFFYRSAMHQGHYVLSFAFIFDKEEDVYQFALAWPYSYSRLQSYLNVIDARQGSDKRFTRCVLVKSLQNRNVDLLTIDHVTAKQRSTNRLDRSFIRVIVVLCRTHSSEAPASHVCQGLIEFLVGNHPIAAVLRDNFVFKIVPMVNPDGVFLGNNRCNLMGQDMNRNWHIGSEFTQPELHAVKGMLKELDNSDTYQIDFVIDLHANSSMHGCFIYGNTYEDVYRYERHLVFPRLFASNAPDYVADHTMFNADERKAGSMRRFSCERLSDTVNAYTLEVSMAGHYLKDGKTISLYNEDGYYRVGRNLARTLLQYYRFINILPMPIVTEVRSKRRGRNRHAHHSRSRSKTRYEVKPRPKTPRCHAPIAYTNLSICYDSGGGGGSSDEGGFSPARPLAPGSSCFSGYRNYRRAATASCSAHPGHDQYSPFALGALKTGSDHGGGVGGSKGKRSAAVTIEVPLPVNVPPKPYLSIIDLNQLTRGSLKLKSNSFDAADRR